The Streptomyces sp. NBC_00224 genome contains the following window.
AACGCCTGGACCGGCCGGATGCCGTTGAGGGTCTCCGCGAACTTGACGATCACGGCCGCGATCGCCGTCGAGCGGGCGTCGAACGCGCGCGAAGCCCGGCGCCGGTAGCGGCGGATCAGCAGATGCAGCGGCGCGTACGAGGCGACGGCGAGCGCGCCGATGCCCCAGTCGAGCCAGAGCAGCATCGCGCAGATGTACACGGCGGAGAGCACGACGCCGATGAGCTCCTGGAGCCCCTCGTTGAAGAGTTCGCGCAGCGACTCCACGTCGGAGGTGGAACGGGAGATGAGCCGGCCCGAGGTGTACCGCTCGTGGAAGTCCACGCTCAGCGCCTGCGCGTGCCGGAAGATCCGCCCGCGCAGATCGAGCAGCACGTCCTGGCCGACACGGGTGGAGGCGCTGATGAACGCGTACTGGAGCAGCCCGGCCCCGAGGGCGCAGACGAGGTACCCGGAGCCGACGGCTATGAGGGGTCCGTATTCGTGCTCGCGAAACGCGGGCACACCCCGGTCGATGGCGTATGCGACGAGCATCGGCCCCGCCTGCACGGCGGCCTGCTGCAACAGGATGAGCAGCGCGGTGACGACGACGCGCCGCCGCATGGGGCGCAACAGGTCGAAGAGGAGGGCGCGGGTGGCGCCGGCGGGGGAGGGGAGGGCGTCGCGATCGAAGGGATCGCCGGCCGGTGGCGGCCCCTCGGTCCCCTTTGGCCCCTCTGACCCCTCCGGCTCCTCCGGATCGGCCTGGCGCTCCGCACCCATGGTGGTCGTCATCGGTCCTCCCCCTGATCCCCCGCGCCGGACATCAGCCAGGCGTACTCGGCGTTGCTGCGCAGCAGTTCCTGATGGGTGCCGACGGCGGCGACTCGGCCGCCGGAGAGCAGCGCGACCCGGTCGGCGAGCATCACCGTCGACGGGCGGTGGGCGACGACCAGCGCGGTGGTCTCGCGCAGGACGTCGCGCAGGGCCGCCTCGACGCGGGCCTCGGTGTGTACGTCGAGCGCGGAGAGCGGGTCGTCGAGCACCAGGAACCTGGGCCGCCCGACGACCGCCCGCGCGAGAGCGAGCCGCTGGCGCTGCCCGCCGGAGAGGCTGAGCCCCTGCTCGCCGACCTGGGTGTCGACGCCGTACGGGAGCTCCCGTACGAATCCGGCCTGCGCGACGTCCAGGGCGCGGTCGAGGTCCTCGGGCCCGCCGCCGCCCATCAGGACGTTCTCGCCCACGGAGGCGGAGAAGAGCGTGGGTTCCTCGAACGCCACGGCGACGAGCTCGCGGAGCCGCTCGCGGGGCATGGTGGCGATATCGACCCCGTCGAGGGTGATGCGCCCACCGGTCGCGTCGTACAGCCGAGGCACGAGCGCGGTGAGCGTCGTCTTCCCGGACCCGGTCCCGCCCACGATGGCCATGGTCTCGCCGCTCCGGATGTGGAGATCGATCTCGGAGAGGAGGGGCGGGCTGTCGGCGGGGGCGTCGGGGTAGCGGAAGGCGACGTGGTGGAATCTGATGCCGTGTTCGTCTGCGGGTGGGTGGGGGCTGGTCGCGCAGTTCCCCGCGCCCCTAAGGGGGTCGGGGGCGTGGCCAAATCCAGCCCCGGCGGCGGGAAAATCAGCCCCTCCGGCGTTTGAGGAGCGGGGTCCGGGGCGGAGCCCCGAAGCGGGGTGCAGGGGCCGCAGGCCCCGCTCGGGGTCCGGGGGCGTAGCCCCCGGGAGACCGCCCTTACCCCCACCCACCCCCGGAGGGTTTAGGGAAGGGGCGGGGTGGGGGCTCTCGTCCAGGACCTCGAAGAACCGCTCTGTCGCCGTCCCCGCCTCCTGGCTCATCGCCAGCAGGAACCCGATCGAGTCCACCGGCCACCGCAGCGCCAGCGCCGTGGACAGGAACGCCACCAGCGTCCCGGCCGACAGGTCACCGTCGGCCACCCGCACGGTCCCCAGCACCAGCGCCGCCCCGATGGCGAGTTCGGGTATCGCCGTGATCACGCCCCACAGCGCCGCGAGCAGCCGAGCCTTGTGCAGCTCGGTGCCCCGCAGCCCCCGCGCCAGCTCCCCGAACGCCCGCGCCTGGCTGCGATGGCGCCCGAACCCCTTGATGATCCGGATGCCGAGCACGCTCTCCTCGACCAGCGTCGTCAGATCGCCCACCTGGTCCTGTGCCCGCCGCGCCGCCACCGAGTAGCGCGACTCGAAGAGCGAACACAGCGCCACCAGCGGCACCACGGGAATGATCAGGACCAGCCCCAGCGTCCACTCCTGCGACAGCAGGATGACGAAGCCCACCAGGATGGTCACCGCGTTGACCAGCAAGAACGTCAGGGGGAACGCCAGGAACATCCGTACCAGGCTCAGATCCGTCGTCCCCCGCGACAGCAACTGGCCCGACGGCCACCGGTCGTGGAAGGACACCGGCAGCCGTTGCACATGCCGGTAGAGATCCGCCCGCATCGCCGCCTCCACCCCCGCGAGCGGCCGCGCCACCAGCCATCGCCGCAGGCCGAAGAGGAGCGCCTCCGCCACCCCGAGCAGCAGCAGGACGAGCGCCCCCAGCCAGACCCCGCCGGGGTCGCCGTCGCTGACCGGGCCGTCGACGATCCACTTCAGTACGAGCGGGATCACCAGCCCGAGGCAGGACGCGAGGACCGCGACCGACGCCGCGCTGAACAGGCGAGTTCGGACGGGTCGTACGTACGGCCAGAGCCTCAGCAGCGTACGGACCGTCGACTGGTTCTTGGTGGGTGCATGTATGTCTGGCATCAATCATCGAGCCTAAACTTCGCCACCGACAACGCCCACCGGCTTTTTGACCCGGGACCAAGGTCGTACCCCGTATCGACCGTTCGTTTGATGACCTCGACTCACCCCGTCACTCGCAGCACTTGTACCGACCGCGCTCCCACCCCCACCTCCGTCCCACCCCGGTGCACCCGCCCCGGCACCCCCGCCTGGTCCTCTCCGGACGTGTCCACCAGCACCTCGTACCCCTCCGCCCACGGCGCCCCCGGCACCACGAACCCCGTCGGGCGGCTGCCCGCGTGCAGGACGATCAGGAAGCTGTCGTCCACCACGGGGGCGCCCCGGGCGTCCCGGCCGGGGATGTCGCGGCCCGACAGGTAGAGGCCGAGCGTGGCCGTCGGCGCGTACCAGTCCCGCTCGGTCATCTCCTCCCCGCGCGCGGTGAACCACGCCAGGTCCCGCAGCCCGTCCGCCCCCTGCGCGCGGCCGGAGAAGAACGCGCGGCGGCGCAGCACCGGGTGGCGGTGGCGCAGGGCGACGAGGCGCCGCGCCAGTTCGAGCAGCCCGCGGGGGCCCGGCTGTTCCAGGAGGGACCAGTCGATCCACCCCACCTCGCCGTCCTGGCAGTACGCGTTGTTGTTGCCGCCCTGGGTGCGCCCCATCTCGTCCCCGGCCACCAGCATCGGCACCCCGGTGGAGACCAGGAGCGTCGTCAGCAGGTTGCGCAGCTGGCGGCGGCGCAGGGCGTTGACCCGGGGGTCCTCCGTCTCGCCCTCCACCCCGCAGTTCCAGGACCGGTTGTCGTCCGTCCCGTCCCGGTTGCCCTCCCCGTTCGCCTCGTTGTGTTTGTGCTCGTACGAGACCAGGTCGCGCAGGGTGAAGCCGTCGTGGGCCGTGACGAAGTTGATCGACGCGTACGGGCGGCGGCCGCCCCACGCGTACAGGTCGCTCGACCCCGAAAGGCGGTAGCCCAGGTCGCGCACATCGGGCAGCGCGCCGCGCCAGAAGTCCCGTACCGCGCCCCGGTAGCGGTCGTTCCACTCCGTCCACAGCGGCGGGAAGGCACCGACCTGGTACCCGCCGCGTCCCACGTCCCACGGCTCCGCGATCAGCTTGACCCGGCGCAGCACCGGGTCCTGGGCGATGACGGCCAGGAAGGGGGAGAGCATGTCGACGTCGTGCATCGAGCGGGCGAGCGCCGCCGCCAGGTCGAAGCGGAAGCCGTCCACCCCCATCTCCGTCACCCAGTACCGCAGCGAGTCCGTGATCAGCCGCAGCACCTGGGGCTGCACCACGTGCAGCGTGTTGCCGCAGCCCGAGTAGTCCGCGTACCGGCGCGCGTCCGACTGGAGGCGGTAGTACCCCTTGTTGTCGATGCCGCGCAGCGACAGCGTCGGGCCGCGCTCGCCCGCCTCCGCCGTGTGGTTGTAGACCACGTCGAGGATGACCTCGATGCCCGCCGCGTGCAGCGCCCGCACCATCCGTTTGAACTCGCCGACCTGCTGGCCCGCCGTCCCGGAGGCCGAGTACGCCGCGTGCGGCGCGAAGTAGCCGATCGAGTTGTAGCCCCAGTAGTTGCGCAGGCCCCGGCGCAGCAGATGGTCCTCGTGGGCGAACTGGTGCACCGGCAGCAGTTCGACCGCCGTCACCCCCAGGCGTACGAGATGGTCGAGCGCCGCCGGGTGCGCGAGTCCCGCGTACGTGCCGCGCAGCTCCTCCGGGATCCCGGGGTGCAGTTTGGTGAAGCCGCGCACGTGCAGCTCGTAGATGACCGAGTCGGCCCATGGCGTCTTCGGGCGGCGGTCGTCCGACCAGTCGTCGTCATCGTGGACGACGACACTCTTGGGGACGAACGGCGCCGAGTCCCGGTCGTCGCGGACGGTGTCGGCCACCTGCTGCTGCGGCCAGTCGCGCACATGCCCGTACACCTGCGGCGGCAGCGCGCTGTGTCCATCTCCTATGGAGCCGTCGACCGCCCGCGCGTACGGGTCGAGCAGCAGCTTCGACGGGTTCCAGCGGGCCCCCGTCCAGGGATCCCAGCGGCCGTGCACCCGGTAGCCGTACCGCTGCCCCGGCCGTACGCCCGGCACGAAGCCGTGCCAGATCTCATGGGTGAGCTCGACCAGGGCGAGCCGGGTCTCGGTGCCCGCCGCGTCGAACAGGCACAGCTCCACCGACTCCGCCCCGCCCGCCCACAGTGCGAAGTTGGTGCCCGCCACCCCGTCCGGCCCCACCCGGAACCGGGCCCCCAGCGGGGTAGGCGCACCCGGCCAGACCTGTGGCCGCAGCCCGCCGGGGCTGCCCCGCCGGCCGTGATGGCCGTTCAGTTCCCGGTGCCCTTCCCCGTGCGGAGCCGGTCGCCCCACCGCCCGCTCTGCCTCCTGCTCTGCTGCGCTCGACACCCCTCGGCCTCCCGCGGCTCGGCGCCTGGACGGAGCGCGGCGTCCCGGCCGCTGCTCCCCACGCGTGTCCTCGCAGGCTTTCTTCCCGTTACCCGGCTCGTACTCACGTTTCCCCCGGCGGGGCGCGGTCGTTGACCCGTCGTGAGATTCGTACTGAAGCGGGCAGGGGCGAGCACCGCGGCCGCCCTGACATGGGTGGGACTGACGGCGGCCCTGGTGGCCGGGCTGGCCGGGTGCAGCGGGGACCATCTGGACATCGGCGGGGTCGACGGGGTCAAGGACGTCGTCGCGGGCAAGGCACAGTCGCCCCGGGACGTGATCCTGGTGACCCCCGACGACGGGGCCAAGGGTG
Protein-coding sequences here:
- a CDS encoding ABC transporter ATP-binding protein; the encoded protein is MPDIHAPTKNQSTVRTLLRLWPYVRPVRTRLFSAASVAVLASCLGLVIPLVLKWIVDGPVSDGDPGGVWLGALVLLLLGVAEALLFGLRRWLVARPLAGVEAAMRADLYRHVQRLPVSFHDRWPSGQLLSRGTTDLSLVRMFLAFPLTFLLVNAVTILVGFVILLSQEWTLGLVLIIPVVPLVALCSLFESRYSVAARRAQDQVGDLTTLVEESVLGIRIIKGFGRHRSQARAFGELARGLRGTELHKARLLAALWGVITAIPELAIGAALVLGTVRVADGDLSAGTLVAFLSTALALRWPVDSIGFLLAMSQEAGTATERFFEVLDESPHPAPSLNPPGVGGGKGGLPGATPPDPERGLRPLHPASGLRPGPRSSNAGGADFPAAGAGFGHAPDPLRGAGNCATSPHPPADEHGIRFHHVAFRYPDAPADSPPLLSEIDLHIRSGETMAIVGGTGSGKTTLTALVPRLYDATGGRITLDGVDIATMPRERLRELVAVAFEEPTLFSASVGENVLMGGGGPEDLDRALDVAQAGFVRELPYGVDTQVGEQGLSLSGGQRQRLALARAVVGRPRFLVLDDPLSALDVHTEARVEAALRDVLRETTALVVAHRPSTVMLADRVALLSGGRVAAVGTHQELLRSNAEYAWLMSGAGDQGEDR
- the glgX gene encoding glycogen debranching protein GlgX, yielding MSSAAEQEAERAVGRPAPHGEGHRELNGHHGRRGSPGGLRPQVWPGAPTPLGARFRVGPDGVAGTNFALWAGGAESVELCLFDAAGTETRLALVELTHEIWHGFVPGVRPGQRYGYRVHGRWDPWTGARWNPSKLLLDPYARAVDGSIGDGHSALPPQVYGHVRDWPQQQVADTVRDDRDSAPFVPKSVVVHDDDDWSDDRRPKTPWADSVIYELHVRGFTKLHPGIPEELRGTYAGLAHPAALDHLVRLGVTAVELLPVHQFAHEDHLLRRGLRNYWGYNSIGYFAPHAAYSASGTAGQQVGEFKRMVRALHAAGIEVILDVVYNHTAEAGERGPTLSLRGIDNKGYYRLQSDARRYADYSGCGNTLHVVQPQVLRLITDSLRYWVTEMGVDGFRFDLAAALARSMHDVDMLSPFLAVIAQDPVLRRVKLIAEPWDVGRGGYQVGAFPPLWTEWNDRYRGAVRDFWRGALPDVRDLGYRLSGSSDLYAWGGRRPYASINFVTAHDGFTLRDLVSYEHKHNEANGEGNRDGTDDNRSWNCGVEGETEDPRVNALRRRQLRNLLTTLLVSTGVPMLVAGDEMGRTQGGNNNAYCQDGEVGWIDWSLLEQPGPRGLLELARRLVALRHRHPVLRRRAFFSGRAQGADGLRDLAWFTARGEEMTERDWYAPTATLGLYLSGRDIPGRDARGAPVVDDSFLIVLHAGSRPTGFVVPGAPWAEGYEVLVDTSGEDQAGVPGRVHRGGTEVGVGARSVQVLRVTG